The Salvelinus namaycush isolate Seneca chromosome 1, SaNama_1.0, whole genome shotgun sequence genome has a window encoding:
- the LOC120046202 gene encoding cadherin-5-like, translated as MMRQSAWRQMTAPELWMGLFALALTLSLTMAEHMDQRPALQTSPVLHRHKREWLWNNLYVEEERPTYIQYYLGKLKSTKSGDRTHYVIEGEGANTIFKVDEKGDIFVTERLDREVKSKYNLTAKLLDTSNKLVEKEEKFVILVTDINDNDPVFTKSFNASIKERSKRGTKVIEVTATDADDPTTANGELVYKLLEGGDFFNIESTTGIITTKYENLDRETQSSYVVVVQAQDLRGIKQGGTATTSVSIAVSDINDNIATFTKSSYVFSVKEDMKRGQRIDTMVLEDRDEIQNKDPIFTIAPSSDIFEMERSQIKDGNLMLKQGLDYETKSSYTFFVHVRENHLQSPADNKDNPLIKAQVTIQVLDVDEQPEFSKSIYNFNVIEEMMVNNIGVISARDPDQANKAIRYSIEDKDSPIGINPITGQLFTVRKLDRELVANHMFQVKAKEEPNGLESFVNVNILVIDINDNKPELSIEEIFVCENDMAGTVIGTLSATDKDDNLPAFSFTLGKPNANFSVIDNNDNTSNIVLKHGGFSLEDSRDYVIEIGISDGGRPPMSSITSLPIKVCRCDNKRIHTQCKAAQLKMGVSVHALIVILVCILTILVIVILIAMRKRHQKDALVTLGKSEIHEQLVTYDEEGGGEMDTNGYDVSILISAQNDGSMSMRQGPSLYAMVKKPPTACKGDMAVMIEVKKDEADHDRDEIPYDTLHIYGYEGPESLAGSLSSLDSSSTGSNLDYDFLNDWGPRFRTLAELYGVDGSEGSDSPY; from the exons ATGATGAGACAGTCTGCATGGAGGCAGATGACGGCACCAGAGCTGTGGATGGGTCTCTTTGCCTTGGCTCTGACCCTCAGTCTAACCATGGCTGAACATATGGATCAGAGGCCAGCACTCCAAACCAGCCCAGTTCTCCACAGGCACAAGAGAGAGTGGTTGTGGAACAACCTTTATGTGGAGGAGGAAAGGCCAACCTACATCCAATACTATCTTGGAAAG TTAAAGTCAACTAAGTCTGGTGACAGGACACACTATGTCATTGAAGGAGAAGGTGCCAACACAATCTTCAAAGTGGATGAAAAAGGAGACATCTTTGTCACTGAACGATTGGATCGAGAGGTGAAAAGCAAATACAATCTAACGGCAAAGCTGCTTGATACCAGCAACAAGTTGGTGGAGAAAGAGGAAAAGTTTGTGATCCTGGTTACTGACATCAATGACAACGATCCAGTGTTTACTAAATCGTTCAATGCTTCTATCAAAGAGAGATCCAAAAGAG GAACTAAAGTGATAGAAGTCACTGCCACTGATGCAGATGATCCAACGACTGCAAATGGAGAACTTGTTTACAAATTATTAGAGGGGGGAGATTTCTTCAATATAGAAAGCACAACAG GGATTATCACTACCAAGTATGAGAACCTGGACCGTGAGACCCAGAGTAGCTATGTGGTTGTGGTTCAAGCCCAGGATCTGAGAGGAATTAAACAAGGGGGCACCGCCACCACCTCTGTCAGCATCGCAGTCAGCGACATCAATGATAACATAGCCACATTTACCAAAA GTTCCTATGTATTTAGTGTGAAAGAGGACATGAAGCGGGGACAGAGAATAGACACCATGGTCCTGGAAGACAGAGATGAGATCCAGAATAAAGACCCCATCTTCACCATAGCACCTTCATCTGACATTTTTGAAATGGAGCGCAGTCAGATCAAAGACGGCAACCTCATGCTGAAACAG GGACTGGATTATGAAACCAAGAGCAGCTACACGTTCTTTGTGCATGTGAGGGAGAACCACTTGCAGTCCCCTGCGGATAATAAGGACAATCCATTGATCAAGGCCCAGGTGACCATCCAGGTGCTAGATGTTGATGAGCAGCCAGAATTCAGCAAGAGCATCTACAACTTTAATGTCATAGAGGAAATGATGGTCAATAATATTGGAGTCATTTCAGCCAGAGATCCTGATCAAGCCAACAAGGCCATACG GTATTCCATTGAGGACAAGGACAGTCCCATTGGTATCAACCCCATAACTGGACAACTTTTCACAGTGAGGAAGCTGGATCGGGAGCTTGTAGCCAATCACATGTTCCAGGTTAAAGCTAAGGAGGAACCAAATG GACTGGAATCTTTTGTGAACGTCAACATACTGGTCATTGATATCAATGACAACAAACCAGAGCTGTCCATTGAAGAGATATTCGTTTGTGAAAATGATATGGCTGGCACG GTGATTGGGACCCTAAGTGCCACAGACAAAGATGATAATTTGCCAGCATTCAGCTTCACGTTGGGGAAGCCGAACGCCAACTTTTCAGTCATCGATAACAACG ACAACACGTCTAACATAGTGCTGAAACATGGAGGCTTCAGCCTGGAGGACTCCAGGGATTATGTAATAGAAATTGGGATCAGCGATGGAGGCAGGCCTCCCATGAGCAGCATCACCTCTCTGCCTATCAAAGTGTGCAGGTGTGACAACAAGAGGATCCACACCCAGTGCAAAGCAGCCCAACTCAAAATGGGTGTCAGTGTCCACGCCCTTATTGTTATACTGGTGTGCATCCTGACTATTCTGG TCATAGTGATCCTGATCGCTATGAGAAAACGTCACCAGAAGGATGCCCTGGTCACTCTGGGTAAGAGTGAGATCCACGAGCAGCTAGTGACGTACGACGAGGAGGGCGGTGGGGAGATGGACACCAACGGCTACGACGTGTCCATCCTGATCTCAGCTCAGAATGACGGCAGCATGAGCATGAGGCAGGGCCCCAGCCTTTACGCCATGGTGAAGAAACCACCAACCGCGTGCAAGGGAGACATGGCCGTGATGATCGAGGTGAAGAAAGACGAGGCTGACCATGACAGGGATGAGATCCCCTACGATACCCTGCACATCTATGGCTACGAGGGGCCAGAGTCCCTGGCTGGTAGCCTCAGTTCCCTGGATAGTTCCTCCACGGGCTCTAACCTTGACTATGACTTCTTAAACGACTGGGGCCCTCGCTTCAGAACCCTGGCTGAGCTCTACGGGGTGGATGGGTCTGAGGGAAGTGACTCCCCGTATTGA